Genomic window (Streptosporangium brasiliense):
GGCGGCTGGTGGGCCGGGCCTTGCCGACAGGCCGATCTCCACGACGCACACTGCTCGGTGGGCGGCCGCCCGGCTGTGCCCGGCCCGTGCGCGGTCGGGCTCAGCTGACCTGCGAGGCGGGGACCGCCCAGGTGTTGCAGTAGCCGACCCTGGCGTACCTCCAGCCCTGGTGGAGCCAGCCGGCGTAGTGGTCGCCGCTGCCGTGGTCGCGCAGGCCCAGGCCGTTCTGGTCGTCGCCGCGGCTGTACTCCATCCGCAGCACGTCGTTCCAGCGGGCGGAGGTGACGCCGAGCGGGGTGCGGACGGTACGGACGAAGACACCGGCCAGGCACTGCGCCTGGAGTTCGCTGCGGCGGGAGTGGGCGTCCTGGGCGGCCTTGGACTTGTTGGAGACCTCCCACCACCAGGCGCCGCCGATCCCCGCCATCGACTGCACGTGGTGACCGTACTCGTGAGCGAGCACCGACAGGTAGGGGACGTGGTTGGCGGCCGGGTCGATCCGGCCGGTCTGCTGGACGAGGTGGCTCAGGCCGATGTACATGCCCCGGTTGCTGGGGCAGTAGTAGGCGGCGGCGCCCGGGTTGGGGTAGGTGCCGCAGGGGCCACGGCCCGGACGGCTCCAGTAGACCCGGCGAGGCGCCAGGAAGACCGCTCCGGCCTGGGAGAACTTCCCGGACCAGGCGCGGTCCAGGCAGCCGGTGACGGCGTTGAGGTAGTTGAGCATGTCGCCCGGCCGGGTCGAAGGCCGGGGGGCGCGGCAGGCGGTGGGACGCATCGTGCCGGTGCCGTACAGCGGGTTGCGCTTGAGCCGTGCGGTGGTGTCGGAGCGCCGCATGTAGCGCAGGTCGACGCCCAGGGTCTTCCGGGCCGCCAGCGCGATCTCGGCGTCGCCCAGGGAGCCGAGATTCAGCTTGGGCGGTGGCCCGAAGCTCGGCGGCGTGGTCTCCACGCCCTTGGCCGGCGGGAGTTCGGCATTTTTGGTCGCTATGGGGCCGGTACCAGGCCCGGCCGGAACCTCTGCCTCGTCACTGCCGTTCAGGGCGGCGATCACCACGACCGCGGTGAACGTCATGGCGAGCACGCCGAAGACACCAAAGGCCAGAGGGCTCGATCCGCGTCGGGGCATGCGACCGCCTTCTCCAAGAGATGGATCTCCGGGCGGCAATCTAGCGGATATCAACACATGTCTGTCTATTGACCGAAAAATAGGAATGGGGGGTGGCATTCACTGGTCGGCGGTTCTCGGTAGGCTCCCGAGCCATGGCGGGATCTGCATTGCATCGAGCGGCCGGGAGCGTGGCCGTAGTTGCCACCCTCGCGCTGGCCCTGAGCGCCTCCCCGGCCCTCGCGGCCGGCACTGCGGGCACGGCGTCCACCCTGGCGGGCAAGGTGACCGACGACACGGTCACGCTCGAACTGCGGCAGGACGGTGTGCTCCACGTCAAGGAGACCATCGCCTTCGAGGGCAGCCCGCCGACGCGGAAGCTGGTCGACCGCACGCGCTACGACGACGGCAACGACCGCCTCTACCAGATCACCAACTTCAAGGGCGACGGCACGCTGACCGGCGACTCGATCACCCTGAAGGGCTCGGGCTCCGCCACGCTGGAGTACGACGTCAAGGGCGCGGTGACCCCCCTGGCCGACGCCCAGGAGCTGCGGTGGTACGCCGTGGGAGCCTGGTCGGTCCCGGTCGCCCTGGCCAAGGTCACGGTGAAGGGCCCGGCCCAGCTCCAGAACCTGTCCTGCTTCGCGGGCGTGCTGAGCTCGGCGATCGGGTGCACCACCGCCTCGCCCGACCACACCGGGACCACCGCGGAGTTCGAGCAGCAGGAGCTGGGGCCGGGCGAGGTGCTCACCGTGGTCGTCGGCTACCCGACGGGCGCCACCAAGGGCGCCCCGGTCCTGGAGCGCCGCTTCGAGCTGTCCAACGCCTTCACCCTGAACACCGTCACCGGCGGCGCGCTGGCCGGCCTGCTGGTCCTGATGCTCGGCGGCCTCGGCCTGCTCTACTGGATGCGGGGCCGCGACGCCCGCGTGGTCGGCCACGAGTCCGGCTCGCTCAACGCCGTCGAGAACGGCCACTTCGCCCCGCCGGACGGCGTGCGCCCCGGCCAGATCGGCACGCTCATGGACGAGCAGGCCGACGTGATCGACGTGACCGCCACGATCGTGGACCTGGCCGTCCGGGGCTTCATCCGGATCGACGAGCAGCCCCGGCAGGCCTACGACTCACCCGACTGGATGCTGGTCCGGATGGCCGGCGCCCCGACCAACTCGCTGCTGACCTACGAGCGGGCGCTCTACGACGCCATCTTCGACGGGCGTGACGCGGTCCTGCTCTCCCACCTCCAGGGCTCGTTCGCGGCCAACCTCGGCAAGGTCCGCGACGCGCTCTACCGCGACGTGGTCACGCAGGGCTGGTTCGCCCGCCGCCCCGACACCGTCCGCACCCGCTGGACGACCTTCGGCGTGCTGTTCACCGTGGCGGGGGTCCTCGCCACCGTCGCGCTGGCCTGGTTCACCACCTACGGCCTGCTCGGCCTGGCCCTGATCATCGCCGGTGCCGCCATGGCCGTCGGCGGGCAGTACATGCCGGCCAAGACCTCCAAGGGCGCGGGGGCCCTCGCCCACACCCTGGGCTTCCGGGAGTATCTCGCCTCCGGCGACATCGGCGGCGACATCCCCCCGGCCCAGCGGGTGGAGCTGTTCTCCCGCTACCTGCCCTATGCCGTGATCTTCGACAGCGTCGAGCGCTGGGCCCGCGTGGTCACCTCGGTCACCGGCAACGGCCAGCAGGCCGACAACCTGTACTGGTATCACGGTCCGGCCGAATGGGACCTGTCGAAGTTCGCCGACTCGATGCGGACGTTCACCATGACGACCTCGGGCGCGATCTCCTCCACCCGCCAGTTCCGCTCCCTCTGATCCCTCTCTGGTCCCTCCGAGCCCGCCCCCTCACCCGTGACCGGCTGAGGGGGCGCCGGCCGTACCCGCCCGTCCCGGTCAGGTGAGCCGGATGAGGCGCCGCTCGACGGCGGCGGTGACGGCGGCGGTGCGCGTGTCCACGCCCAGCTTGCCGTAGATGTGCACCAGGTGGGTCTTGACCGTCGCCTCGGTGATGAAGAGCCGCCGGGCGATCTCTCGGTTGCCCGCGCCGCTGGCGAGCAGCTCCAGGATCTCGACCTCGCGCGCGCTCAGCGCGGGACCGGGATCGCGCATCCGCCGCATCATCCGGGTCGCCACCCTCGGCGACAGCACGGTCTCGCCCCTGGCCGCGGCCCGGATGCCCTGGAACAGCTCCTCCGGCGGGCACGCCTTGAGCAGGTAGCCGGTGGCTCCGGCGTCGATGGCCCGCACGATGTCCGCGTCGGTCTCGTAGGTCGTCAGCACCAGGACCTGCGGCGGCGAGGGCAGCGCCCGGACCCGCCGGGTGGCCTCCACCCCGTCGACGCCCTCGCCGAGCTGCAGGTCCATGAGCACGACGTCCGGCTCGCACGAGGCGATGCCCCGCACCGCCTCCTCCCCGTCCACCGCCTCACCGACGATCTCCATGTCGTGCTCGCCGCCGAGCAGTGCCACCAGCCCGGCCCGGACCACCGGATGGTCGTCCACCAGGAACAGCCTCATCGCCCTCCCGTCCCGTCCGCCGCGACGTCCCCGTCTCCCGCCCGCGGTGCCGCGGCGTCCCCTGCCCGCGGTGCCATGGCGCCCCTGTCCCCTGCCCGCGTGCCCCCGGCGGGCCGCGGCGCCGCGGGGGATCGTCCGGCGGGGACCGTGGCCGCGACGGCCGTCCCCTCCCCCAGGGCGCTCTCGACGGCCAGGGAGCCGTTCACCTCCGCGAGCCGGTCGCGCATCGCCCGCAGCCCGTATCCCCGCCCGGGGGCCGGGGCGGGCTCGGCGAATCCGGCGCCGTCGTCGAACACGTCCAGGGTGACCTCGTCATCCAGGTAGGACAGCGTCACCATGGCCCTCCCCGCCCGCGAGTGGTCCCGGACGTTGGCCAGCGCCCCCTGCGCCACCCGCAGCAGCGCCGCCTGGACCTCCGGCGCCAGCGGGCGCCGCTCGCCCTCGTGCCGGAAGCGCACCTCCAGCCCCGTGTCGTGACCGGCTCTCTCGCACAGCCGGGCCAGCGCCTCGGGCAGCGAGACGCCCTCCAGGCCGGGCGGCTGCAGGTCCCGGACGAACCGCCGGGCCTCGTCCAGGTTGTCCGCCGCGGCCAGGGCGGCCCGCCGTACATGGGCACGGGCCAGGTCCGGGTCGGCGGCCCACATCCGGTCGGCGGCCTGGAGCAGGAGGCCCATGCTGGTCAGGCCCTGGGCGAGGGTGTCGTGGATCTCCCTGGCCAGCCG
Coding sequences:
- a CDS encoding sensor histidine kinase, coding for MRERVWLSRAMHLGFYLLLAASVSRLVSRHGMDARTVAALAVCGLLALVYAAGVVFWGGPGRGRLVWLGTVVAVWLVLVVLAPSFSWCAVPLLFLCLRSLPPRGFLLATAVLTLVVIAAQLKIAQEVDPSLILAPIGVATMIAVIFWELQRESAARQRLIDDLVSTQGTLADSEYRTGVLEERERLAREIHDTLAQGLTSMGLLLQAADRMWAADPDLARAHVRRAALAAADNLDEARRFVRDLQPPGLEGVSLPEALARLCERAGHDTGLEVRFRHEGERRPLAPEVQAALLRVAQGALANVRDHSRAGRAMVTLSYLDDEVTLDVFDDGAGFAEPAPAPGRGYGLRAMRDRLAEVNGSLAVESALGEGTAVAATVPAGRSPAAPRPAGGTRAGDRGAMAPRAGDAAAPRAGDGDVAADGTGGR
- a CDS encoding neutral zinc metallopeptidase, with product MPRRGSSPLAFGVFGVLAMTFTAVVVIAALNGSDEAEVPAGPGTGPIATKNAELPPAKGVETTPPSFGPPPKLNLGSLGDAEIALAARKTLGVDLRYMRRSDTTARLKRNPLYGTGTMRPTACRAPRPSTRPGDMLNYLNAVTGCLDRAWSGKFSQAGAVFLAPRRVYWSRPGRGPCGTYPNPGAAAYYCPSNRGMYIGLSHLVQQTGRIDPAANHVPYLSVLAHEYGHHVQSMAGIGGAWWWEVSNKSKAAQDAHSRRSELQAQCLAGVFVRTVRTPLGVTSARWNDVLRMEYSRGDDQNGLGLRDHGSGDHYAGWLHQGWRYARVGYCNTWAVPASQVS
- a CDS encoding DUF2207 domain-containing protein — its product is MAGSALHRAAGSVAVVATLALALSASPALAAGTAGTASTLAGKVTDDTVTLELRQDGVLHVKETIAFEGSPPTRKLVDRTRYDDGNDRLYQITNFKGDGTLTGDSITLKGSGSATLEYDVKGAVTPLADAQELRWYAVGAWSVPVALAKVTVKGPAQLQNLSCFAGVLSSAIGCTTASPDHTGTTAEFEQQELGPGEVLTVVVGYPTGATKGAPVLERRFELSNAFTLNTVTGGALAGLLVLMLGGLGLLYWMRGRDARVVGHESGSLNAVENGHFAPPDGVRPGQIGTLMDEQADVIDVTATIVDLAVRGFIRIDEQPRQAYDSPDWMLVRMAGAPTNSLLTYERALYDAIFDGRDAVLLSHLQGSFAANLGKVRDALYRDVVTQGWFARRPDTVRTRWTTFGVLFTVAGVLATVALAWFTTYGLLGLALIIAGAAMAVGGQYMPAKTSKGAGALAHTLGFREYLASGDIGGDIPPAQRVELFSRYLPYAVIFDSVERWARVVTSVTGNGQQADNLYWYHGPAEWDLSKFADSMRTFTMTTSGAISSTRQFRSL
- a CDS encoding response regulator codes for the protein MRLFLVDDHPVVRAGLVALLGGEHDMEIVGEAVDGEEAVRGIASCEPDVVLMDLQLGEGVDGVEATRRVRALPSPPQVLVLTTYETDADIVRAIDAGATGYLLKACPPEELFQGIRAAARGETVLSPRVATRMMRRMRDPGPALSAREVEILELLASGAGNREIARRLFITEATVKTHLVHIYGKLGVDTRTAAVTAAVERRLIRLT